One genomic region from Harpia harpyja isolate bHarHar1 chromosome 1, bHarHar1 primary haplotype, whole genome shotgun sequence encodes:
- the MOCS3 gene encoding adenylyltransferase and sulfurtransferase MOCS3 — protein MEGCAEAARLSAEIGQREQELRGLRERLAAVLAGGAAGDGGATEATEAECAAAFPGELPPLPARASLSAADILRYSRQLVLPELGVRGQLLLARSSVLVVGCGGLGCPLAQYLAAAGVGRLGLVDHDVVETSNLHRQVLHGEARRGLPKALSAAAALRLLNSTVQYVPYCGALSPRTALELVRQYDVVADCSDNVPTRYLVNDACVLAGKPLVSGSALRLEGQLVVYNYQGGPCYRCLFPKPPPPEMVTNCADGGVLGVVPGIVGCIQALEVLKIASGMGSSFSQFMLMFDAREGRFRNIKLRPKKPDCAVCGDNPSVTCLQDYEAFCGSSATDKCRTLHLLSSKDRVSVEEYKKLLDEQVPHVLLDVRPQVEVDICRLVHAVHIPLSKLEEKDEEYLEYLEKRICEEKQRTNGQTSFPVYVVCKLGNDSQKAVRILQELPVRQFGSVLAKDIKGGLMAWAGKIDPTFPLY, from the exons ATGGAGGGCTGCGCGGAGGCGGCGCGGCTGAGCGCGGAGATCGGCCAGCGGGAGCAGGAGCTGCGCGGCTTACGCGAGCGGCTGGCCGCCGTCCTGGCGGGGGGTGCTGCGGGCGACGGCGGG GCCACCGAGGCCACCGAGGCCGAGTGTGCCGCCGCCTTTCCCGGCGAGCTCCCCCCTCTGCCCGCCCGGGCCTCTCTGAGCGCCGCCGACATCCTGCGGTACAGCCGGCAGCTGGTGCTGCCGGAGCTGGGCGTGCGGGGGCAGCTGCTCCTGGCCCGCTCCTCTGTGCTCGTGGTGGGCTGCGGCGGCCTGGGCTGCCCGCTGGCCCAGTACCTGGCAGCCGCCGGTGTCGGCCGCCTGGGTCTGGTGGATCACGACGTGGTGGAGACGAGCAACCTGCACCGGCAGGTGCTGCACGGGGAGGCCCGCCGAGGGCTCCCCAAGGCGCTCTCCGCCGCGGCGGCCCTGCGGCTGCTGAACTCCACGGTGCAGTACGTGCCCTACTGCGGCGCCCTGAGCCCTCGCACTGCCCTAGAGCTGGTGCGGCAGTACGACGTCGTCGCCGACTGCTCCGACAACGTCCCCACCAGGTACTTGGTGAACGACGCCTGCGTCCTGGCGGGGAAGCCCCTGGTGTCTGGCAGTGCCCTCCGGCTGGAGGGGCAGCTTGTCGTGTACAACTACCAGGGAGGGCCCTGCTACAGGTGTCTCTTCCCCAAGCCCCCTCCACCGGAGATGGTGACTAACTGTGCGGATGGGGGAGTGCTGGGTGTTGTGCCGGGCATCGTGGGGTGCATCCAGGCCTTGGAAGTGCTGAAGATTGCTTCGGGAATGGGTTCCTCCTTCAGTCAGTTCATGCTCATGTTTGACGCCCGTGAGGGGAGATTTCGCAACATCAAGTTAAGACCAAAGAAACCGGACTGTGCTGTTTGTGGTGACAATCCGTCTGTCACCTGTCTTCAGGATTATGAGGCGTTTTGCGGTTCTTCTGCAACAGACAAGTGTAGGACTTTACATCTGCTGTCCAGTAAAGACAGGGTGTCTGTAGAGGAATACAAAAAACTGTTGGATGAGCAAGTTCCTCATGTGTTGTTAGACGTTCGTCCGCAGGTAGAAGTGGATATCTGTCGCCTGGTACATGCTGTCCACATTCCTTTGAGTAAATTAGAAGAGAAAGATGAAGAATATCTGgaatatttagaaaaaagaatttgtgaagaaaagcagagaactAATGGCCAAACATCTTTTCCTGTATATGTTGTTTGCAAATTGGGAAATGACTCCCAGAAGGCTGTAAGAATTCTGCAGGAGCTACCTGTCAGACAATTTGGCTCTGTGTTAGCTAAGGATATTAAAGGGGGGCTCATGGCTTGGGCCGGTAAAATTGACCCAACATTTCCTCTGTATTAG
- the DPM1 gene encoding dolichol-phosphate mannosyltransferase subunit 1 isoform X1 has product MAAGGADKFSVLLPTYNERENLPLVVWLLARTFQESGNNFEIIIIDDGSPDGTQEIAEQLEKIYGSDKILLRPRARKLGLGTAYIHGMKHATGNFIVIMDADLSHHPKFIPEFIRKQKEGNFDIVSGTRYKGNGGVYGWDLKRKLISRGANFLTQVLLRPGASDLTGSFRLYRKEVLQKLMEKCVSKGYVFQMEMIVRARQLGYTIGEVPISFVDRVYGESKLGGNEIVSFLKGLLTLFATT; this is encoded by the exons ATGGCGGCTGGTGGCGCGGACAAGTTCTCGGTGCTGCTGCCCACCTACAACGAGCGGGAGAACCTGCCCCTCGTCGTCTGGCTTCTGGCGCGCACCTTCCAGGAGAG TGGAAACAATTTTGAAATTATCATCATAGATGATGGAAGCCCAGATGGGACGCAGGAAATTGCTGAACAGTTGGAAAAGATATATGGATCAGATAAAATA CTTCTAAGACCCAGAGCAAGAAAGTTGGGCCTCG GCACTGCTTATATTCATGGAATGAAGCATGCCACTGggaattttattgttattatggATGCTGACCTCTCTCACCAT cCAAAATTTATTCCAGAGTTTATCAG aaagcagaaagaaggcaATTTTGATATTGTATCTGGAACAAGATATAAAGGAAATGGAGGAGTATATGGCTgggatttgaaaagaaaactaatcAG tCGTGGTGCCAATTTTCTAACTCAGGTTTTGCTGAGACCAGGTGCATCGGACTTAACAGGGAGTTTCAG GTTATACAGAAAAGAAGTCTTACAGAAACTaatggaaaaatgtgtttctaaagGATACGTCTTCCAGATGGAGATGATTGTTCGGGCTAGACAGTTAGGATATACTATTGGAGAG GTTCCTATTTCATTTGTGGACCGTGTCTATGGAGAATCTAAACTGGGAGGCAATGAAATAGTCTCCTTCTTAAAGGGACTCTTGACCTTGTTTGCTACAACGTGA
- the DPM1 gene encoding dolichol-phosphate mannosyltransferase subunit 1 isoform X2 → MAAGGADKFSVLLPTYNERENLPLVVWLLARTFQESGNNFEIIIIDDGSPDGTQEIAEQLEKIYGSDKILLRPRARKLGLGTAYIHGMKHATGNFIVIMDADLSHHPKFIPEFIRKQKEGNFDIVSGTRYKGNGGVYGWDLKRKLISRGANFLTQVLLRPGASDLTGSFRLYRKEVLQKLMEKCVSKGYVFQMEMIVRARQLGYTIGEVSSYHLLALGSLLLWTDLLEL, encoded by the exons ATGGCGGCTGGTGGCGCGGACAAGTTCTCGGTGCTGCTGCCCACCTACAACGAGCGGGAGAACCTGCCCCTCGTCGTCTGGCTTCTGGCGCGCACCTTCCAGGAGAG TGGAAACAATTTTGAAATTATCATCATAGATGATGGAAGCCCAGATGGGACGCAGGAAATTGCTGAACAGTTGGAAAAGATATATGGATCAGATAAAATA CTTCTAAGACCCAGAGCAAGAAAGTTGGGCCTCG GCACTGCTTATATTCATGGAATGAAGCATGCCACTGggaattttattgttattatggATGCTGACCTCTCTCACCAT cCAAAATTTATTCCAGAGTTTATCAG aaagcagaaagaaggcaATTTTGATATTGTATCTGGAACAAGATATAAAGGAAATGGAGGAGTATATGGCTgggatttgaaaagaaaactaatcAG tCGTGGTGCCAATTTTCTAACTCAGGTTTTGCTGAGACCAGGTGCATCGGACTTAACAGGGAGTTTCAG GTTATACAGAAAAGAAGTCTTACAGAAACTaatggaaaaatgtgtttctaaagGATACGTCTTCCAGATGGAGATGATTGTTCGGGCTAGACAGTTAGGATATACTATTGGAGAG GTATCTTCTTACCATCTTCTTGCCCTGGGTTCTCTTCTACTATGGACTGATCTGCTAGAACTGTGA